A section of the Deinococcus taeanensis genome encodes:
- a CDS encoding ATP-binding domain-containing protein — protein MILPVNLAKGLEFSAAIVASANAETYDESTEYERRLLYVSVSRALHWLALVSVGDLHPLIA, from the coding sequence GTGATTCTGCCTGTGAACCTCGCCAAGGGGCTGGAGTTCAGCGCGGCGATCGTGGCAAGTGCGAACGCGGAAACCTACGATGAAAGCACCGAGTACGAGCGGCGGCTGCTGTACGTGTCCGTGAGCCGCGCGCTGCACTGGCTGGCGCTGGTGAGTGTGGGGGACCTGCACCCCCTGATCGCCTGA